The region CAATTGATATAAGTTGGTAAATTGTCCATTTTTTGGCTTGCAGAAAAAGTTGGATTTCACCCTGAAAGTCATTGGTGGTGACATATCAACGATTCCTGGCCTTGCTGATGCTATTGAGGTTTGCATGCCTTTTGACACTGGATTATCATAATACTTCcaacatatgaattttgtactGTATCAGACtctcttgaattattattattatggccTTAATTTTTGCATTATTGTACTTGTGCCCAACACCTTAATTTTGACACATTCATATATTTATGGGATATGATCCTCCAAATAcgtaaaaaaacatagaaaaaattgAGTATACTTATATCTGGCACATGCTCTATCCAACACTCAAGTCTAGGTAACATAATTTAGTGGACAATTTTTGAGGACATGCCACCATTATAACCAAGCTGTCGTAAACTTGAGGATTTTGTTACTGGTGGTGATTTTATTGCTGCATATTGGCAGGGCTTCTTTATAGTTTAACCCTGAAATATAATTCATGCAAAGTGATGCATATGGTTGTTTTATGGTGTTCCGTTGGAAAGTTGTTGGCCAAGTTTCTTTCGGAATCAGTTAGATTAGTTTGCAAACATAATGTCGGTTGGATTGTTTTTGTACAAGATCTAGAGGttagaaataaatatattgcaTTGGTTCAGTTGATTCATGTATTATAAAACTCATTGGAGTCCcaatttttacgattttttaatatatagtgtatttatttgaaaatatggtaaaattatattttggcttcccatttaaaaaaaaaaattatttggccCCTTCAAAAGTATTCAATTTAAACCTAGTAAAATTTGTACTTCAATGCAATAAATTTAGTAACACTTTTAATTATACATCATTTATTACTTTTAGCttaatttctcttcatttttaatttattaaatggaTACATTTACATTAgttgtttttgttaatatttttcattttattctcaTATATTTAGTACAAATTGTAAATGTaatcttatactttaattttataatattaatagatttatgcacattttaaacattttaattatattataattttttagatattggaactttaataattataaaaactttTAGATATGCAACtataaacataatttataatgttTGAAAGTCGAAAAATATACATTACAATAGTTTTATATATGGTTggcaatttaaatattatataatatttaaatgtgaTAATTTCTTAATAAAACTATTCATAAATTGAGCTATAACAAATTTAGATAGCACAAAAGATTATTGCTTAGCCTAATTTAGTTCatcatcatttaattaaaattaaataaaaatattttaaattaaaaaaaaaatcaaagtttatcTAAATCTTTTTgaacttgtaatttttatagatataGCCTCGTGCTAGCTTTGTAACATTATGTGAGCTTTATGTTCAGTTTGGAATCATTACTGGTGAAGGTACTCTCAAAATATTTTGGACCTCTTCTCAAAATAAGTTAGTAATTGATCTCTGATATTGCTGTCCATGATTCCTATAGGGACACACTGTCCTAAGggtccttttttcttcttcttcttcgtattattattattattttttttgtgtgtgtgtgttaaaCTTTGTGAGATGGAAGGTTTATTCATATGTCTAAAAGATTAACTTATCCTTCTGCTGCTTCCTATGCAGAGCACGATACGGGATGCTATTGAAGATTCTATCATGTGGCCTGTCAGAAAAATTGTTCCCATTTTGCCTGGAGACTACAGGTATGGCTTTTCCTTTTTGGTCATCATAATAGATAATAATCTTGTTCAATGTGGAAATGAAGAAAGTCCTAGGGACTTTAGGCTAACTTATGGACAACATACAGAGAGCCTTTCTCtctgtctctctctctcttaaCATCTAAGTAGGGGCAGGTCTGGTCAAAGAACTTGCGCTCTATTTGGTTTTACAAAACAGAGGTCACTTTTGTTTCTTGGAAGTtggaaaaagtaaagaaaatatgtttggttgaaaattttaaaaatgatttttggaaaataaaaatttgtgaaaatttgaaaacaataaGAAGTTGTTTTCATTGTTTGTGaaattagaaaaatgaaaaagttggaaTTAAGggttttttaacttaaatttaattattgattttgtcCTAGTTCAAACCCATATAAACGGAGTGTTAATGTCTTTCTGTTTTCAGTGATTTGGAGTTAAAGCCGGTTGGAATGCTAGAGGTGAAGCTTATCCAGGCACGTGACTTGACAAACAAAGATATTATTGGAAAATCAGATCCCTATGCTGTATTATTTGTACGCCCTTTACCTGGCagaacaaaaaaaagtaaaataattgtAAGTTCTCACTCCCCTCCTTGCTTCCTCATTGTTCATTCCTAGAGAAAGACAAattatttcgataatttttcaaGAGTTTTTAGAAGAATCtttctttttgtgtgtgtgtatTTTCCAGAACAATGACTTGAATCCTATTTGGAATGAACACTATGAATTTATTATTGAGGATGCAACAACTCAGCACTTGGTGGTAAGGATTTATGATGATGAGGGGGTTCAGGCATCTGAATTCATTGGATGTGCTCAAGTACTTTTAAGTGAACTTGAACCTGGTAAAGTGAAGGATGTCTGGTTGAATCTGGTTAAAGACCTGGAGATCCAGAGAGATAGTAAGTACAGAGGGCAGGTGAGCGCATTGATTATCCTCAGTATAATAAATTAATGATAGTTTATTCGTTTGTGTGCGTGCATGTATTTTCACTAAATAGAACTTGTTCAAGGCAATTCTTTTCTATCTTTCAAATTGTAATGCCTGCAGCAGGTACAAGTGCTAAATGTGCTAGTGCTTGGTCTGATCTTTTGTGACTTGAACCACTGTTTTTGGCCACAGACTCAAACCACTTTAGTATAAATGTTCTTTCTCCTAATTTACACCAACATCTGCTATTACCTTAGCGATAGCAATAGAAgggtaattttaatttttagcaaTCATTTTCATTAGTTTATCTGCCTGTTGTGGAATAgcttattttggaaatcaatatTTACTCTTTCTCTCAcattcattcattttctttttaatataacTAGCATTAAATTATACTAGAAAGAATGAGAAACTTGCTATAAAGGTGCTAAGCTACCAATTCAGAGAAAAATAATTACTTCCCAAACATCAATGCCCAATTTATCACACAAAATCCTTGTTGAGGGGGTCAACTATGTTGATGGCTCCATTCAGCCTAGTTTTTATATAGACTATAGCATCATCAGCGTTCGGGTAGTTAGATCTGaatttcctcaggttcccatctCCAGATGGATTAGGTAAGCAGTCAAAGCCCTCCGCAGCAAGAAAGCCTTAAAAGTCTTACccttgtaaaatttgtaatgagCAAGGATTCAGTCAAACTTTACCATCCAGTTACCAATCTGCTGCACAAGAAGAAACTTCTCCAGAGTATCCTGCAGACGTCTTTAGAAAAGCTGTAGGTCAAGAAAATATGGTCTCTGGTTTCTTCCTCCTCGTCATAGAAATAGATTGTAGTTTTATAAAGATTAGGGCCCGAATTCTTAATAGGAGAAAGAGTATGTAACCTATCCAAAACAACTAGCCAAGCAAAGAGCCTGTGTTTTGGGAGAGAACTGGTTCGTAACCAGATGGCCACAAGTTGTGTGCCTCGGTCACTCACTCTTTAAGTTATAAatatcttaaattattttttcgtAGGCTGTTTGTTCTTTCTAGAAAATTTGTATCTctatgaaaatgatgatatttttttttcttttgttggttTTTAGGTGCATCTGGAGCTCTTGTACTATCCGTTTGGCATGGAGAACAGTTTTACAAACCCCTTTTCCTCTGACTTTTCAATGACATCCTTGGAGAGGGTTCTTAAAAATGGAGCAAATGGAACAGACGATATTGAAAATGAGAAGGCAGTTACACATAAGAAAAGGGAGATTATTATTAGAGGAGTACTGTCTGTGACTGTGATATCTGCTGAAGATTTGCCTATTATAGATTTAATGGGAAAGGCTGATCCCTATGTTGTACTCACAATGAAGAAATCAGAGTTGAAGAATAAAACTAGGGTAAGAATTTGACTGCCCAAAGGTGTAGTTGTCTtttcttgttttcattttttcCCTTTCCTTCAGGGATTGGGTGGGGGGCATAAAGAATGTTTTGGTCCTTATAGTTATTTCCATTTTCAGGTTGTGAATGACAGCTTGAATCCTGTATGGAATCAAACTTTTGACTTTGTTGTTGAGGACGGATTACATGATATGCTAATCCTTGAAGTCTGGGATCATGACACTTTTGGGAAGGTAAATTATTTGGTTATAAGTCATATATATTCTGTTTTGTTTCTAAATTAGACTGTAGGATTAAGTTTTAAGCTACTAATCTAGATTCCGGAATTTTCATCACttgattgtttatatatatatttgtgatttCTGGTTTCTGTGATAGTTATACTGAAAACTGAGTTCCTCTCTGTTTCCTTTTCTTACTCAAACAGGATTACATGGGAAGATGCATTTTGACATTGACAAGGGTTATATTGGAAGGGGAATACAAAGATTGCCTGCCGCTAGAGGGAGCTAAATCTGGAAAACTGAATATAAACCTTAAGTGGATGCCACAGCCGATATTCCGTGATTCCTAAGTGATCCAAAAACAGGTAGGTTGTGAGTTGTAAGCCAGGTCTTCTCTGCAAGTCAAGTAGATGGCAATGCCACCTTATTCCAATTACTGGTGTTCACTAAACCATAGCTCTCAGAGGATACCCTCATGTAGGAGCTAATACTTGAAACTGTgcatatgatttatttttttgttcttttagcGGCTCTAGACTGTGTAAAGTTGAGAGTTATGGATACCAATTGGAAGACATCAGAAATTGGGATTTGCACAAAGGCCTTAGCATGCTGTATTTTCTTATCAAATTTAatgttttcttttgatttcttatattaattttttttttcaccttGTTTTGGTGTATGAGTTAGCAACAAGTTAACTTATATTTCTTACTTGTTCACATTACTTGTTTTTGAAAAAGAGTGAAAAACTTTTACTTACTTGGAAGAGATGTCATTTTTTACAAAAAGTTTTCGCTAAATcttctaatttcaagtttaaactaatacaaattattttttatggtatgTTTAACAATTGTAATAAATAGGTATTAAATAAGTTTTTCCCTGATGTTCTTACCTAATAAGACATTATTGTTGGTACTCTCTGAATCCACTAAGTTTATTGAGATGTCTTCAAAATTCCTTCCCAATTCAGTAAGAAAATCTGGCTTTGCGGGAATGGGGCAGATCGGAAATTTAAAGTAGACTGATggcaaaaagaagagaaaaagttgACTAATTATTGAAGGTATACACTACATTTTACCCCAACAAAGTATAGCTCAACAACATTTAACCCATTAGAcccaaaattaaaagtaaaaaatggtCAAATAAAGAGTTTTCTCTATTCCAGTTCATCAAGGTATGCTATTTTTTTTCCTGTGATTTagtcaattttttaaattcagaCTTAGTCAATTGAAGGCAATTGATCATACGCCACTTCTTCAGCATCTGAGAGCAAAATCTCATCAAAACCATTTTCTGGTTCGGTTGGATCTGATACTAACCGATGACGTAAAAAAGAAGGCAGAGAAGGCAATTGATTGCTCGTTAAAGGTCCTAGTTCAATGCCGTCGTGTAATTTCAAGAGGTTGTTGGCATCACCAGGAACTTTGGTACACATGCATAATAACAAGAATTGCGATTTCCAAACCTGTCCATTAGGAAGTATATTTCTTTTGCACTGAGGGTCGTTCTCTACTAGACGTACAGGGACTTCAATGCTTGAGTCAGACACTGCCTGGTGTATATATTGCTGCAATAAATCAGCGCAATGGTTCACATTAGATTCATAACTGACAGGATACCGGGCAGAGTTGGAGAAGAATGTGTCATGACAAGGATGGTGTTAAATTATATGGCACTACCAAAAACTTGAGTCAGAAGCTTCAAAAGAGGGAAGGCACTACAATCCATGTTAATAAAGTGAAGCCGCTCAAAATATAAGACATCTGGAGGGGGTTTTCTAATGTATTTCTTCACAGACAACATAATCTTCCTATTTCTTCTCACATAGGGTAGGAAACCAGGGGTATCGATGAATGTTACTTTAATCCCATTAACAGTTCCCACAACCTCTCCAATGCAACCAGTGGCAAGCTGAAATGCGTCGGCCtcagttttcagttgatcgaagatAGGATTTATGGTTGCACTCTAGCCAACCTCAGTTTGGCCAAGTACAAGTATTTTAACAGAGAAATCTAGTTCAGGCAGCCTAGATGCTCTTGCTATTGATTCGGCTATCTCATTGTTTAAGTTCACTCTTTTCAAATTTGATTCCCCTACTCGAATCAAAGTTGCTAAGTGCATTCCATATAAAACTTTTGCCACCAGAAGACTATCTTGAGTTTGCCCCAACCGCTGGAGAAGATGCAGGAACTTAATCTGAAGATTCTCAATCATTGCCATTTGATCCATCTTTTTTCTAATAAAACTAATGTTTGATAGATCATAATCTTCAACAAGGATTTGCTGCTGGGAAGTATAGGGATCATTATCGTGAAAACTACCAGAATCAGGAGGCACCGACAACACTACCAACCTGTTGGCGTGAGATGAACCTAATGAAAGAAAGATCAACGCCTTGTTGGTTATAGAATTTACACAATCTATTGAGTAACATTTAGTCAACATCCActaataagtgataaaagtaacatattttaatcccgttcttaatgcatttttgaataattatttatgcaaattggtgaattttatgctcctaattatttaaattcatgtttctatatttACGAGAACATTTGAGAGCGAAATGAGCGAAAAATAAGTGAAAATCAGACATTTGCAGCAGATTTCAGGAcccacacgggctggacacacggccatgtgccatacCGTGTCGATGTGGCAACTCGCATCACGAGCACGcagaaaaacacaatttttaggctttttgggCATTCTAGAgcctataaataccaaatagaagaagagaataGGCAGCCATCAGAGagtattgaagaaaacaactcgaagaacaccattgaaGCTAACTCTGAAGCAGacttccatcaagattgaagaccgccttttaatttctttgaagtttttatgaatttctttatttcttgtggttattctgtcttagaaatgtttttatttataattatgaactaattctctAGATAACTAGagaagatgaaccctatgatgaattatattatttgatttctatttaacgcgataaatacttgattattgttcttagttatgtgtgcttatttctttttttaatatttcctgaatattatttcatgtttaatgtgcttaaattagaggaggaaaaatctctgtttaagagtagatccaacataattgagtggagttgcatgcagtcctagaaataggacgacataaatataccggattagagtcaaagctaataggggaatccatagatcgagttaatacgacaataagggttttaattagaaagaaattttaattaatcaacctacagttagttgctcttactctcgaaagagatattagcataatttagggatttcaacggatcaagataccaagtgaataaatcgtttaattcagattcataatgatatatgaagtctaggtggattctttcctgggtattgtttagcttcttggttattattcaattattttcctgatttattctctgctgagttctttagttaattaatttagtggaTTTTAGCTTAaaccaatcactccaatttgttggttaaataataggaaaatgATAATTACTAGTAATTTTAGTCCCCGTGGATATGATATCTctactcaccgtagctatactatttatcgataggtgcacttgcctttgtcatatttttagttagtttcatgactatcaagtttttggcgccattgccagggactgaaatattaggaaaattttatttctattaatttagccatttttattttatttttatatttttgttttaatttaatttctacattttaatttttcttttggttGCTTCTGGCAAGTTCTTTTGGTTTTTGACTAGAGGACACCTGTTGAGACCATTGCTTTTTTACAATGAGATTGAAAGTACTGCTCGCAAAAATCGTAAAGAGGCTAGAGAAGCAAGGCAAAGTCAACAGAATATAGTAGACGAACAAGAGGAAAACAATATTACCgaggagatgggtgataatcaAAATATTTAGTTACCTCCTGTAGATCctgttcctcgtactatgtatgattatgtcaAGCACACTTTGATTGTGGTTGAATTAAGTATTGTGagacctactattgctgcaaaCAATTTCGAGCTAAAGCcaaacacaattcagatgatgcAACAGTAtgttcagttcgatggtttgcaagatgaagatccaaacactcatttggccaatttcttaGAGATTTGTGACACTTTCAAGATTAATGGTGCCACTGATGACGCCATTCACTTACGAATGTTCCCTTTCTCGTTAAGGAACAAGGCAAAATAGTGGTTAAATTCTTTACCATGAGGTTTTACCACTACTTAGGCTCAAATGACCGAGAAGTTTTTCTTGAAGTACTTCCTACCGGCTAAAacaactaagttgaggaatgacattTCTTCCTTTGCCCAAATCAATTTAGAGAcgttatatgatgcatgggacaGAGTCAAGGACTTATTGAGAATgtgccct is a window of Gossypium hirsutum isolate 1008001.06 chromosome D08, Gossypium_hirsutum_v2.1, whole genome shotgun sequence DNA encoding:
- the LOC107912465 gene encoding synaptotagmin-5, which translates into the protein MGFLVGLLFGLVAGLAIVVFFVRSENSRSNLRTKLATTVAAFARMTVEDSRKILPAEFYPSWVVFSQRQKLTWLNQHLTKIWPYVNEAASDLIKASVEPVLEQYRPVLLSSLKFSKFTLGTVAPQFTGVSIVEDGADSVTMELEMQWDANSNIVLAIKTYLGVSLPVQVKDIGFTGVFRLIFKPLVNEFPCFGAVCYSLRKKKKLDFTLKVIGGDISTIPGLADAIESTIRDAIEDSIMWPVRKIVPILPGDYSDLELKPVGMLEVKLIQARDLTNKDIIGKSDPYAVLFVRPLPGRTKKSKIINNDLNPIWNEHYEFIIEDATTQHLVVRIYDDEGVQASEFIGCAQVLLSELEPGKVKDVWLNLVKDLEIQRDSKYRGQVHLELLYYPFGMENSFTNPFSSDFSMTSLERVLKNGANGTDDIENEKAVTHKKREIIIRGVLSVTVISAEDLPIIDLMGKADPYVVLTMKKSELKNKTRVVNDSLNPVWNQTFDFVVEDGLHDMLILEVWDHDTFGKDYMGRCILTLTRVILEGEYKDCLPLEGAKSGKLNINLKWMPQPIFRDS